In the genome of Vicia villosa cultivar HV-30 ecotype Madison, WI linkage group LG7, Vvil1.0, whole genome shotgun sequence, one region contains:
- the LOC131620778 gene encoding UDP-glycosyltransferase 87A1-like — MEAPPTSFNHVVAIPYPARGHVNPMMNLCKLLVSNNNSILVTFVVTEEWLSFISSEPKPDKIIFRSIPNVIPSELTRGRDHPAFIEAVMTKMEEPFEKVLNLLLLDHPPSIIVYDTYLYWVVGVGNRKNIPVASFWTMPASIFSILLHQHLLELNGHSPLNLSENGDERVNYIPGVSSTRLAELPCFHFYDSNENKRMTQMLLKGFEWIHKAQYLLISSIYELESQAIDTLKSKLSIPIYTIGPTIPYISLKDSPKPNTNNSYIEWLDSQPIGSVLYIAQGSFFSASSEQIGEIASALCESNVRFLWIARSEASRLRQICGNKGLVLEWCDQLRVLSHSSIGGFWSHCGWNSTKESVISGVPFLTFPIVFDQPFNSKMIVDDWMVGLRVKENVKENVLVKKSEIVKVVCELMDLNSDLTKGIRERSRKLQKICCDAMGDGGSADTDLKAFIGDIIMHSSSKFTHA, encoded by the exons ATGGAAGCACCACCTACTTCCTTCAACCATGTTGTTGCCATTCCTTATCCTGCACGAGGCCACGTCAATCCAATGATGAACCTATGCAAGCTCCTTGTCTCCAACAACAACAGCATCCTCGTCACCTTTGTAGTCACCGAGGAATGGTTAAGCTTCATCTCCTCAGAACCAAAACCCGACAAAATAATCTTCCGTTCTATCCCTAACGTTATTCCCTCCGAACTCACTCGCGGCCGTGACCATCCTGCTTTCATAGAAGCTGTCATGACAAAGATGGAGGAACCGTTTGAGAAGGTGCTCAACCTACTTCTACTTGACCACCCTCCTTCAATCATTGTGTATGATACTTACTTGTATTGGGTTGTTGGAGTCGGAAACCGAAAGAATATACCGGTAGCATCATTTTGGACAATGCCTGcttctattttttctattttgttgCACCAACATCTTTTGGAACTAAATGGTCACTCTCCTTTGAATCTTTCAG AAAACGGCGATGAACGTGTAAATTATATTCCTGGAGTTTCCTCAACGCGCTTAGCGGAATTACCTTGTTTTCACTTCTATGATAGTAACGAAAACAAACGAATGACGCAGATGCTTTTGAAAGGTTTTGAGTGGATTCACAAAGCACAGTATCTTCTAATTTCTTCAATATATGAGCTAGAATCTCAAGCAATTGATACCTTAAAATCAAAATTGTCCATACCAATTTACACGATTGGTCCTACCATACCATACATTAGCCTAAAAGACAGTCCCAAACCAAACACTAACAATAGCTACATTGAGTGGCTAGATTCACAACCAATTGGTTCTGTTCTTTACATAGCACAGGGAAGTTTcttttcagcttcaagtgaacaaaTTGGTGAAATTGCAAGTGCTTTATGTGAAAGCAATGTTCGATTTTTGTGGATAGCACGTAGTGAAGCTTCAAGGTTGAGACAAATATGTGGAAACAAGGGATTGGTTTTGGAATGGTGTGACCAATTGAGAGTGTTGTCACATTCTTCTATTGGTGGATTTTGGTCACATTGTGGTTGGAATTCTACTAAGGAAAGTGTTATTTCGGGAGTACCGTTTTTGACTTTTCCAATTGTTTTTGACCAACCATTTAATAGTAAGATGATAGTAGATGATTGgatggttggattgagagttaaAGAAAATGTTAAGGAAAATGTTTTGGTTAAGAAAAGTGAAATTGTAAAAGTAGTGTGTGAACTTATGGATTTGAATAGTGATCTTACAAAGGGTATTAGGGAAAGAAGTAGAAAGCTTCAAAAGATATGTTGTGATGCAATGGGAGATGGTGGCTCAGCAGACACTGATTTGAAAGCCTTCATTGGTGATATAATAATGCATTCTTCTTCAAAGTTCACACATGCTTAA
- the LOC131619310 gene encoding UDP-glycosyltransferase 87A1-like, producing the protein MPQRKLSAESRIVIIIPSSNSYFEWLDSQPIGSILYIAQGSFFSASSEQVDEIASALCESNVRFLWIARNEASRLKQICGNMGLVLEWCDQLRVLSHSSIGGFWSHCGWNSTKESVISGVPFFTFPIVFDQPFNSKMIVEDWKVGLRVKENVKEDVLVKKSEIVKLVCELMDFDSELTKGIRERSRKLKKICCDAMGDGGSADTDLKAFIGDIIMHSSSKFTHA; encoded by the exons ATGCCACAGAGGAAATTATCGGCtgagtcgcggatcg TTATCATCATTCCAAGTTCCAACAGCTACTTTGAATGGCTAGATTCACAACCAATTGGTTCTATTCTTTACATAGCACAGGGAAGTTTcttttcagcttcaagtgaacaagTTGATGAAATTGCAAGTGCTTTATGTGAAAGTAATGTTCGATTTTTATGGATAGCGCGTAATGAAGCTTCAAGGTTGAAACAAATTTGTGGAAACATGGGATTGGTTTTGGAATGGTGTGACCAATTGAGAGTGTTGTCACATTCTTCTATTGGTGGATTTTGGTCACATTGTGGTTGGAATTCTACTAAGGAAAGTGTTATTTCTGGAGTACCGTTTTTTACTTTTCCAATTGTTTTTGACCAACCATTTAATAGTAAGATGATAGTAGAGGATTGGAAGGTTGGATTGAGAGTTAAAGAAAATGTTAAGGAAGATGTTTTGGTAAAGAAAAGTGAAATTGTAAAATTAGTGTGTGAACTTATGGATTTTGATAGTGAGCTTACAAAGGGTATTAGGGAAAGAAGTAGAAAGCTTAAAAAGATATGTTGTGATGCAATGGGAGATGGTGGCTCAGCAGACACTGATTTGAAAGCCTTCATTGGTGATATAATAATGCATTCTTCTTCAAAGTTCACACATGCTTAA
- the LOC131620781 gene encoding uncharacterized protein LOC131620781 isoform X2 translates to MRRAPLMQELHERTYRGRDGEYCDDRARDTQAEYQRLKKEFLAKHPELGGPRGRYPLDPAIDQYLWLQASKGKKRNGKIYAAGPLASNYKKGDRYSLFRRIADGEGSSRPPTLTPEITETIKQLAQSEAARENETLRKKQMELEEALRLSQEQMMLTQQQIQQQVQQQIQQQMQQQMQQMQQFFRQQYGGGGFGAGGNQRVVDENDEQNENNADDPDPL, encoded by the exons ATGAGAAGAGCTCCATTAATGCAAGAGCTTCACGAGAGGACTTATCGGGGAAGAGATGGAGAGTATTGCGACGACCGTGCTAGAGATACTCAA GCGGAGTACCAAAGGTTGAAGAAGGAGTTTTTAGCTAAACATCCTGAGTTAGGCGGTCCACGTGGACGATATCCTCTTGATCCAGCTATTGATCAGTATTTGTGGTTGCAAGCAAGTAAGGGAAAGAAGAGAAATGGAAAAATTTATGCTGCAGGGCCTTTAGCTAGCAACTACAAAAAAGGGGATAGGTATTCTTTATTTAGGAGAATTGCAGACGGGGAAGGATCTTCACGTCCTCCGACATTAACCCCTGAAATaactgaaacaattaaacaactAGCTCAGAGTGAAGCAGCACGTGAAAATGAAACATTGAGAAAAAAACAAATGGAGTTGGAGGAAGCATTGAGACTTTCACAAGAGCAAATGATGCTTactcaacaacaaattcaacaacaagtgcaacaacaaatacaacaacaaATGCAACAACAAATGCAACAAATGCAACAATTCTTTCGACAACAATATGGTGGTGGTGGATTTGGAGCGGGTGGTAACCAAAGAGTAGTAGACGAGAATGATGAACAAAACGAAAATAATGCGGACGACCCGGATCCTTTgtga
- the LOC131620781 gene encoding uncharacterized protein LOC131620781 isoform X1 → MKKDPELYKRWFDKFRCVWRMRRAPLMQELHERTYRGRDGEYCDDRARDTQAEYQRLKKEFLAKHPELGGPRGRYPLDPAIDQYLWLQASKGKKRNGKIYAAGPLASNYKKGDRYSLFRRIADGEGSSRPPTLTPEITETIKQLAQSEAARENETLRKKQMELEEALRLSQEQMMLTQQQIQQQVQQQIQQQMQQQMQQMQQFFRQQYGGGGFGAGGNQRVVDENDEQNENNADDPDPL, encoded by the exons ATGAAGAAGGATCCTGAATTATATAAACGTTGGTTCGACAAATTTCGG TGTGTATGGCGTATGAGAAGAGCTCCATTAATGCAAGAGCTTCACGAGAGGACTTATCGGGGAAGAGATGGAGAGTATTGCGACGACCGTGCTAGAGATACTCAA GCGGAGTACCAAAGGTTGAAGAAGGAGTTTTTAGCTAAACATCCTGAGTTAGGCGGTCCACGTGGACGATATCCTCTTGATCCAGCTATTGATCAGTATTTGTGGTTGCAAGCAAGTAAGGGAAAGAAGAGAAATGGAAAAATTTATGCTGCAGGGCCTTTAGCTAGCAACTACAAAAAAGGGGATAGGTATTCTTTATTTAGGAGAATTGCAGACGGGGAAGGATCTTCACGTCCTCCGACATTAACCCCTGAAATaactgaaacaattaaacaactAGCTCAGAGTGAAGCAGCACGTGAAAATGAAACATTGAGAAAAAAACAAATGGAGTTGGAGGAAGCATTGAGACTTTCACAAGAGCAAATGATGCTTactcaacaacaaattcaacaacaagtgcaacaacaaatacaacaacaaATGCAACAACAAATGCAACAAATGCAACAATTCTTTCGACAACAATATGGTGGTGGTGGATTTGGAGCGGGTGGTAACCAAAGAGTAGTAGACGAGAATGATGAACAAAACGAAAATAATGCGGACGACCCGGATCCTTTgtga